A stretch of Microtus pennsylvanicus isolate mMicPen1 chromosome 5, mMicPen1.hap1, whole genome shotgun sequence DNA encodes these proteins:
- the Znf48 gene encoding zinc finger protein 48 has product MEAPVDEFEHTPQEEDVLEFKEEEQLAPGHEVGNASLKPEGIQSWDDLWVHREGLGKRQPRDPVPRVLGEPRWGQANNDRAAVCGECGKSFRQMSDLVKHQRTHTGEKPYKCGVCGKGFGDSSARIKHQRTHTGEKPFRVRPPASGPPKMPRSRIPAGERPTICGECGKSFRQSSDLVKHQRTHTGEKPYKCGICGKGFGDSSARIKHQRTHRGEQLPRPVTPRRQPSQAAPVATQRPKAQDKPYSCTDCGKRFVLSCSLLSHQRSHLGPKPFACDVCGKEFARGSDLVKHLRVHTGEKPYLCPECGKGFADSSARVKHLRTHSGQRPHACPECNRTFSLSSTLLRHRLTHVEPQDFSFSAYPVAPLILSPPPPPLGTSPSLTPRSPSHSSDGPFGLPGLEPEPGGPQAGEPPPPLAGDKPHKCPECGKGFRRSSDLVKHHRVHTGEKPYLCPECGKGFADSSARVKHLRTHQGERTRPPAPFTLLRPHNPPGPVPIVPQSRVRGQPSGPSQLHMCGFCGKEFPRSSDLVKHRRTHTGEKPYKCAECGKGFSDSSARIKHQRGHLVLRPFGIADVRSRPLLQEGSPTGMK; this is encoded by the coding sequence ATGGAGGCTCCTGTGGATGAGTTTGAACACACTCCACAGGAAGAGGATGTCTTAGAGTTCAAGGAAGAAGAACAGTTAGCCCCAGGGCACGAAGTAGGAAATGCTTCTCTTAAACCTGAAGGCATACAGAGCTGGGATGACTTATGGGTCCACAGAGAGGGGCTTGGGAAGCGTCAGCCTCGAGACCCAGTCCCCAGGGTCCTGGGAGAACCCCGCTGGGGACAGGCTAATAATGACCGAGCTGcagtgtgtggtgagtgtggcaAGAGCTTCCGGCAGATGTCAGATTTGGTGAAACACCAGAGAACTCACACGGGGGAGAAGCCCTACAAATGTGGGGTCTGTGGCAAGGGCTTTGGGGATAGCTCAGCCCGAATCAAACACCAACGAACTCACACTGGTGAGAAGCCCTTCAGAGTCCGGCCCCCAGCCTCGGGTCCTCCCAAGATGCCTCGGTCTCGGATTCCTGCTGGTGAGCGCCCCACTATCTGTGGTGAATGTGGAAAAAGCTTCCGGCAGAGTTCTGACCTGGTCAAACACCAGCGGACACACAcgggagagaaaccctacaagtgtggCATCTGTGGCAAGGGCTTTGGTGACAGCTCTGCCCGAATAAAGCACCAGCGGACACACAGAGGGGAGCAGCTCCCCCGGCCAGTGACTCCGCGTCGGCAACCGTCTCAGGCAGCTCCTGTGGCTACACAGAGACCCAAGGCCCAGGACAAGCCGTATAGCTGCACTGACTGTGGCAAGAGGTTTGTGTTAAGCTGCAGCCTCCTGAGCCACCAGCGTAGTCACCTAGGACCCAAACCCTTCGCTTGTGATGTGTGTGGAAAGGAGTTTGCCCGGGGCTCTGACCTGGTGAAGCACCTGCGGGTACACACCGGCGAGAAACCCTACCTGTGCCCCGAGTGTGGCAAGGGCTTTGCCGACAGCTCTGCACGGGTGAAGCACCTGCGCACCCACAGTGGCCAGAGGCCTCATGCCTGCCCAGAATGTAACCGTACCTTCAGCCTCAGCTCTACCCTTCTTCGCCACCGCCTCACCCACGTGGAGCCCCAGGACTTCAGTTTCTCCGCCTATCCCGTAGCCCCCCTCATCCTCagcccacctccacctcctcttggCACAAGCCCCTCACTGACACCTCGAAGCCCCTCACATTCCAGTGATGGGCCCTTTGGCCTGCCTGGCTTGGAACCAGAGCCTGGGGGCCCACAGGCTGGGGAGCCACCCCCACCACTGGCTGGTGACAAGCCCCACAAGTGTCCTGAGTGTGGCAAAGGCTTCCGCCGAAGCTCCGATCTGGTGAAACACCATCGTGTTCATACAGGGGAGAAACCCTACCTCTGTCCTGAGTGTGGCAAGGGTTTTGCTGACAGTTCCGCCCGAGTCAAGCACCTCCGCACGCACCAGGGCGAGCGAACCAGGCCGCCAGCACCGTTCACCCTCCTGCGGCCACATAACCCACCTGGGCCTGTACCCATAGTCCCTCAGTCTCGAGTGCGGGGCCAGCCCTCTGGACCCAGCCAGCTTCATATGTGTGGCTTCTGTGGGAAAGAGTTCCCCCGCAGCTCAGATCTAGTCAAGCACAGGCGCACACATACCGGGGAGAAGCCGTACAAATGCGCAGAGTGTGGCAAGGGCTTCAGTGACAGCTCTGCTCGGATCAAGCACCAGCGTGGGCATCTGGTCCTGAGGCCCTTTGGGATAGCAGATGTCCGGTCAAGGCCCCTCCTCCAGGAGGGGTCACCAACTGGAATGAAGTGA